The Pseudomonas solani genome segment CGAGTTCGTGCTGTCCAACAGCGGGCACATCCAGAGCATCCTCAACCCCCCGGGCAACCCCAAGGCGCGCTTCTCCACCAACAGCGAGATGCCGGCGGACCCGAAGGAGTGGCAGGAAAACGCCACCAAGCACGCCGACTCCTGGTGGCTGTACTGGCAAACCTGGCTGGCGGAGCGCTCGGGCAAGACCAAGAAAGCCAGCTTCACCCTCGGCAACAAGGCCTACCCGGCCGGCGAGGCTTCGCCAGGGACCTATGTCCACGAACGTTGATCGCGCGCATTGCGCATTGCTGCCCCGGCACCCGGACGTGCCAGCCAGGCCCACCGCCAATACCGGCGGCGGCCTGAACCAGGCTCGGCCTGGCGCTACAGGGAGGCCCCTCGCGGGTGCCTCCCGTCGTTTCAATCCATAGGGGCCCGCGCATGCCGCAACCTTTCGTCTTCCGCACCATCGACCTCGATGGCCAGACCATCCGCACCGCCGTCAGGCCCGGCAAGGACCACCTGACGCCGCTGCTCATCTTCAACGGCATCGGTGCCAACCTCGAGCTGGTGTTCCCCTTCGTCCAGGCGCTGGACCCGGACCAGGAGGTGATCGCCTTCGACGTGCCCGGTGTCGGCGGGTCCTCCACGCCGAGCAAGCCCTACCGCTTCCCCGGCCTGGCCAAGCTCGCCGCCCGCATGCTCGACTATCTGAACTACGGCCAGGTCAACGCCATAGGCGTGTCCTGGGGTGGCGCCCTGGCGCAGCAGTTCGCCCATGACTACCCCGAGCGCTGCAAGAAGCTGATCCTCGCCGCCACCTCGGCCGGCGCGATCATGGTGCCCGGCAAGCCCAAGGTGCTCTGGCGCATGGCCAGCCCGCGGCGC includes the following:
- the phaZ gene encoding poly(3-hydroxyalkanoate) depolymerase — encoded protein: MPQPFVFRTIDLDGQTIRTAVRPGKDHLTPLLIFNGIGANLELVFPFVQALDPDQEVIAFDVPGVGGSSTPSKPYRFPGLAKLAARMLDYLNYGQVNAIGVSWGGALAQQFAHDYPERCKKLILAATSAGAIMVPGKPKVLWRMASPRRYIQPSYGVHIAPDIYGGAFRRDPTLAMAHASKVRSSGKLGYYWQLFAGLGWTSIHWLHRIRQPTLVLAGDDDPIIPLVNMRMLAWRIPNSELHVIDDGHLFLVTRAETVAPIIMKFLAQERQRAVIHPQPMQLRNP